From the Ruminiclostridium josui JCM 17888 genome, one window contains:
- the flhF gene encoding flagellar biosynthesis protein FlhF: protein MKIKRYMGKNTQEALLKVKMDLGNDAIILSTKKVRQKGFKKYFTSPMMEVMAAIDDDSAKASKKELARSDSSLANDINPKNMLSQKEEKITQLENKVTKIETLLDRILDIIKPENKSADFVKSDETAKLSQVFQLLYNNLLKNEVDQDIAQKIIEEVAEKSDARNINDASLAMLSVISSILGKAEPINFRQDGKPTVILFVGPTGVGKTTTLAKLAASFMLTNNKNVGFITADTYRIAAVDQLKTYAEILGIPISIAYSTEEISSQIENYSDKDVILIDTAGCSYRDKQKFEELQKIIEVCNADEVFLVLSATVSSKNCRDIIKNYGFIPNYRLIFTKLDETPVYGSILNTKCYSDKPLAYITNGQNVPDDIEVVNTEKISKNLLGSIS, encoded by the coding sequence ATGAAAATAAAGCGCTATATGGGTAAAAATACACAGGAAGCTTTGCTGAAAGTTAAAATGGATCTTGGAAATGATGCCATTATTCTGAGTACAAAAAAGGTAAGACAAAAAGGCTTTAAAAAGTACTTTACCAGTCCTATGATGGAGGTAATGGCCGCGATAGATGATGATTCAGCAAAAGCGTCCAAAAAGGAGTTAGCAAGATCTGACAGCTCCTTGGCAAACGACATAAACCCTAAAAATATGCTATCACAAAAAGAGGAAAAAATAACTCAGCTAGAGAATAAAGTAACTAAAATAGAGACTTTATTAGACCGTATACTGGACATTATAAAACCGGAAAATAAAAGTGCTGATTTTGTTAAAAGCGATGAAACTGCAAAATTATCACAGGTATTCCAATTATTATATAATAACCTGTTGAAAAACGAAGTAGATCAGGATATTGCTCAAAAGATCATTGAAGAAGTTGCTGAGAAAAGTGATGCAAGAAATATTAATGATGCATCACTGGCTATGTTATCTGTTATATCTTCAATATTGGGAAAGGCAGAGCCTATCAACTTCAGGCAGGATGGCAAGCCTACGGTAATACTGTTTGTAGGCCCTACCGGCGTAGGAAAAACAACTACACTTGCTAAACTTGCTGCTTCATTTATGTTAACAAACAATAAAAATGTTGGGTTTATTACTGCCGATACTTATAGAATAGCTGCTGTTGACCAACTTAAGACTTATGCAGAAATACTTGGAATACCCATATCAATTGCCTATTCGACAGAGGAAATTAGCAGCCAAATAGAGAATTACAGTGATAAGGACGTAATACTTATAGACACTGCTGGATGCAGCTACCGAGATAAACAAAAGTTTGAGGAATTACAAAAAATCATAGAAGTTTGCAATGCAGATGAGGTATTTCTTGTATTGAGTGCAACTGTAAGCTCAAAAAATTGCAGAGATATAATTAAAAACTACGGATTTATACCAAATTACAGACTTATCTTTACAAAGCTTGATGAAACGCCTGTTTATGGTAGTATACTTAATACAAAATGCTATTCGGATAAACCTCTGGCGTATATAACTAATGGACAAAACGTACCCGATGATATAGAAGTGGTTAACACGGAAAAGATATCAAAAAATTTACTGGGGAGCATATCATAA
- the flhA gene encoding flagellar biosynthesis protein FlhA produces MAKINNFFVPLVVVLAILNLILPIPTGVLDFLLAVNIVLAAVIMLNTIYLKTALDLSVFPTLIVVTTIFRLSLNVTATKLILAKGEAGHVIRGFGQFVGGNNLVVGFVIFFIIMIVNFLVITKGSERVAEVAARFTLDAMPGKQMAIDADLNTGLINDAEAKERRKKIQREADFYGSMDGASKFVKNDAIAGIIITLINITGGIIIGVVMLGKDISEALQAYTILTIGDGLVSQLPALMLSTATSFIVTRAGADSDLNKDVVKQLFYNPKVLIIAALLSIGMAPFLTPIPFLILAAVLFFVDYKIKQLQQEADKDEEVQIQESEVEEIRKPENVVSLLQVDPIELEFGYGIIPLADVNQGGDLLDRVVLIRRQLALELGMIVPVIRLRDNIQIGPNEYIIKIKGNQVARGELLFDYFLAMNSGDVDEELEGIKTIEPAFGLPAIWIQENQRDKAEMLGYTVVDPPSIIATHLTEVIKKHSFELLGRQEVQALVDNIKQSYPAIVDELVPKIMSIGEIQKVLANLLKENVTIRDMVTIMETLADYAPATHDVDMLTEYVRQALGRSISQKFLNGNTNVITLDPKVEQMILDSIQKTEFGSYLALDPAVSNTIINSVSKNVQRLIQLGSQPIILASPVVRLYFKRMTENVIPGLVVLSYNEVDSGVEIQSVGTVTV; encoded by the coding sequence GTGGCAAAAATTAACAATTTTTTTGTACCATTAGTTGTTGTACTTGCAATTTTAAATCTTATTTTGCCAATACCTACAGGAGTGTTGGACTTTTTGCTTGCAGTAAATATAGTACTTGCAGCTGTAATTATGCTTAATACAATATATCTTAAAACGGCACTTGACCTTTCAGTTTTTCCAACGTTGATAGTTGTTACAACCATATTTCGTTTATCACTGAATGTTACGGCCACAAAACTAATATTGGCAAAGGGTGAAGCAGGCCACGTTATCAGGGGTTTTGGTCAATTTGTAGGAGGAAATAACCTGGTTGTTGGCTTTGTTATATTCTTTATAATTATGATTGTAAACTTTTTAGTAATTACAAAAGGTTCTGAAAGAGTCGCAGAAGTTGCTGCCAGATTTACTTTGGATGCTATGCCTGGTAAACAGATGGCTATAGATGCCGACTTGAATACTGGTCTTATAAATGATGCAGAAGCAAAAGAACGCAGAAAAAAGATACAAAGAGAAGCAGATTTTTATGGTTCCATGGATGGTGCCAGTAAATTCGTAAAAAATGATGCCATTGCAGGTATTATTATTACGTTAATAAATATTACAGGCGGTATCATTATAGGTGTTGTTATGCTTGGTAAGGATATTAGTGAAGCTTTACAAGCATACACAATTTTGACTATAGGTGATGGTCTGGTAAGCCAGTTGCCTGCACTTATGCTGTCAACAGCTACAAGCTTTATTGTTACACGTGCAGGTGCAGATTCTGATCTTAACAAAGATGTTGTAAAGCAGTTATTCTATAATCCTAAAGTTCTTATTATAGCAGCACTACTAAGTATTGGTATGGCACCTTTTTTAACCCCAATACCTTTTCTAATTCTTGCTGCAGTCCTATTTTTCGTAGATTATAAAATTAAACAACTTCAACAAGAAGCTGATAAGGATGAGGAAGTACAGATTCAAGAAAGTGAAGTTGAGGAAATCAGAAAACCTGAGAACGTTGTAAGTCTTCTTCAGGTTGACCCTATAGAACTTGAGTTTGGATATGGCATTATCCCTCTGGCAGATGTAAATCAGGGAGGAGATTTGCTGGATAGAGTTGTATTAATCAGAAGACAATTGGCCCTTGAACTTGGTATGATAGTACCTGTTATCAGATTAAGAGATAACATTCAGATAGGACCAAATGAGTATATTATTAAAATAAAAGGTAATCAGGTTGCAAGGGGAGAATTATTGTTTGACTATTTCCTTGCAATGAATTCAGGGGATGTTGATGAAGAGCTTGAGGGTATAAAAACCATAGAGCCTGCATTTGGTTTGCCTGCAATATGGATTCAGGAAAATCAGAGGGATAAAGCTGAAATGCTGGGATATACTGTTGTTGATCCACCTTCAATTATTGCAACACATCTTACTGAGGTTATAAAGAAACATTCATTTGAGTTGCTTGGAAGGCAGGAAGTACAGGCATTGGTGGACAATATCAAGCAATCTTATCCTGCTATTGTTGATGAACTTGTTCCTAAGATTATGAGCATAGGTGAAATACAAAAAGTACTTGCAAACCTCTTAAAAGAAAATGTAACAATTCGAGATATGGTTACTATTATGGAAACCTTGGCGGATTATGCTCCTGCTACTCATGATGTTGACATGTTGACTGAGTATGTGCGTCAGGCTTTAGGAAGGTCAATATCACAGAAATTCCTTAACGGAAATACAAATGTAATTACACTGGATCCTAAGGTAGAGCAGATGATACTGGATTCTATACAAAAAACTGAGTTTGGATCATATCTTGCTCTTGACCCTGCTGTATCTAATACAATAATAAATAGTGTTTCAAAAAATGTTCAAAGATTAATACAACTGGGAAGTCAACCTATTATACTGGCTTCGCCTGTTGTAAGATTATATTTTAAACGTATGACAGAAAATGTAATTCCAGGTTTAGTGGTTTTATCTTATAATGAAGTTGATTCTGGGGTAGAAATACAATCAGTAGGAACAGTGACTGTTTAA
- the flhB gene encoding flagellar biosynthesis protein FlhB, which translates to MRDPITNNIFEADCKLELNYQLFASGGAEDKTEKATPKKKSDARKKGQVFQSREVTASLILIVMVVTIKIFGGSIYAQLTQYLKKTFNEYLTVNDAIDFDILANLFIDVLMVLAKTVLPLLLVAFLTALIVNYAQVGILFTMETLKIKGDRINPLSGFKRIFSLRSVVELLKSIIKILIVGWVAYSYLKSKTEQVLTLIDTDLMNILIFIADAAFTVALRICMAMVILGFADYLYQRYDYEKNLKMTKQEVKEEYKQTEGNPEIKSKIKQKQRQISMKRMMQDIPKADVVITNPTHFAVALKYDAEKAAAPFVVAKGQDYIALRIKQVAADNKVQIVENKPLARTLYSTVDIGQAIPPDLYQAVAEILAFVYNLKNGGKAG; encoded by the coding sequence ATGAGAGACCCCATAACAAACAATATATTTGAAGCAGATTGTAAGCTAGAATTAAATTATCAGCTTTTTGCATCCGGTGGTGCAGAGGATAAAACCGAAAAAGCAACTCCAAAGAAGAAAAGTGATGCAAGGAAAAAGGGACAAGTATTTCAGAGTAGAGAAGTAACAGCATCGCTAATTCTTATTGTAATGGTTGTTACAATAAAGATATTTGGTGGTTCAATTTACGCACAGCTTACACAATATTTGAAGAAGACATTTAATGAGTATCTTACAGTCAATGATGCAATAGATTTTGATATACTTGCGAATCTATTCATTGATGTCTTAATGGTTTTGGCAAAAACGGTGCTTCCGCTACTTTTAGTGGCTTTCCTAACGGCCTTGATTGTTAATTATGCACAGGTCGGAATACTGTTTACCATGGAAACCCTGAAAATTAAGGGAGATAGAATAAATCCATTAAGCGGCTTTAAAAGAATTTTTTCTTTAAGGTCGGTAGTAGAATTATTAAAGTCAATTATTAAAATATTAATTGTAGGCTGGGTAGCATACTCATATCTCAAATCAAAAACCGAGCAGGTATTAACCCTGATTGATACTGATTTGATGAATATATTGATATTTATAGCTGATGCAGCATTTACCGTGGCTTTAAGAATATGTATGGCTATGGTGATTTTGGGATTTGCAGATTATCTATATCAAAGATATGATTATGAAAAGAACCTGAAAATGACTAAACAGGAAGTTAAAGAAGAATATAAACAGACAGAGGGAAATCCTGAGATTAAGTCTAAAATCAAGCAGAAACAACGTCAGATATCTATGAAAAGAATGATGCAGGATATTCCCAAGGCTGATGTGGTTATAACTAACCCTACCCACTTTGCCGTAGCGCTAAAGTATGATGCGGAAAAGGCGGCTGCACCATTTGTAGTGGCAAAGGGACAGGATTATATAGCACTTAGAATAAAACAGGTAGCCGCTGATAATAAGGTACAGATTGTTGAAAACAAGCCATTGGCTAGAACATTGTACAGTACAGTAGACATCGGACAGGCTATTCCGCCTGATTTATACCAAGCTGTTGCGGAAATACTTGCTTTTGTATACAACTTGAAAAACGGAGGTAAGGCAGGATAG
- the fliR gene encoding flagellar biosynthetic protein FliR, with the protein MQIPFGILLNSVELFLLIFVRMTGLFVTAPIFGRRNIPVYYKVGFAFITAILASSVIRVDHVINTDNFLIFALYILKEFLVGIVIGFVAYAVFTCIYLAGQIIDMQIGFGMVNVFDPMSNIQIPITANLYFILAMIIFLVTNGHHMLIKALYESFQIVPLGSGVIGPKLTDDVIGIIAGVFSMGFKIAAPVVAAIFIADVVLGIISKTIPQMNVFILGMPLKIFLGILIVMVTIPAFVYIVTVITDDMNTQIFKFLEDMGNSLKT; encoded by the coding sequence TTGCAGATACCTTTTGGTATATTGCTTAATAGTGTAGAACTATTTCTACTTATATTTGTAAGGATGACAGGGTTGTTTGTAACAGCTCCCATTTTTGGAAGAAGGAACATTCCTGTATACTATAAAGTTGGATTTGCCTTTATAACTGCTATTTTAGCGTCTAGTGTAATAAGGGTGGACCATGTAATTAATACTGATAATTTTTTGATTTTTGCTTTATATATATTAAAAGAATTTTTAGTAGGTATAGTAATTGGATTTGTAGCTTATGCGGTATTTACATGTATATATCTGGCGGGACAGATTATTGACATGCAGATTGGATTTGGAATGGTAAATGTATTTGATCCAATGTCAAATATACAAATTCCTATTACTGCAAATCTTTATTTTATATTGGCAATGATTATTTTTTTGGTTACTAATGGACACCATATGCTGATTAAGGCATTATATGAGAGTTTTCAGATTGTTCCATTAGGAAGCGGTGTAATCGGTCCTAAGCTTACAGATGATGTAATAGGCATTATAGCAGGAGTATTCAGTATGGGTTTTAAAATAGCCGCTCCTGTAGTAGCTGCAATATTTATTGCTGATGTAGTTTTGGGAATTATATCAAAGACTATACCTCAAATGAATGTATTTATACTCGGTATGCCTTTGAAAATATTTTTGGGTATACTTATTGTTATGGTAACAATACCTGCTTTTGTATATATAGTGACAGTTATTACAGATGACATGAATACACAGATATTCAAGTTCCTTGAGGATATGGGGAATTCCTTGAAAACATAA
- the fliQ gene encoding flagellar biosynthesis protein FliQ, giving the protein MDESSIINIAQEALKVILYVSAPILLISMVVGLVISIFQATTQIQEQTLTFVPKILSVVAAIALFGSWMLRVLIEYTQNIFININQFIK; this is encoded by the coding sequence ATGGACGAGAGCAGCATTATAAACATCGCACAAGAAGCTTTAAAAGTAATATTGTATGTATCCGCACCTATTCTGTTAATCAGTATGGTTGTCGGTTTGGTAATAAGTATTTTTCAGGCAACTACACAGATTCAGGAGCAGACTTTGACTTTTGTTCCGAAAATTTTATCGGTTGTAGCAGCCATAGCACTTTTTGGTTCATGGATGTTGAGAGTACTGATAGAATATACACAGAATATATTTATAAACATTAATCAGTTTATAAAATAA
- the fliP gene encoding flagellar type III secretion system pore protein FliP (The bacterial flagellar biogenesis protein FliP forms a type III secretion system (T3SS)-type pore required for flagellar assembly.) has product MDKKKKFKRLIVFTGILVVIFCLMGGQALAEPTVSVTKDGINIGASSDPKEVSSSIQLLLTLTVLAIAPSILIMMTGFTRIIIILSFLRNALGTQQMPPNQVLIGLALFITLFVMSPVLSDINDNAFQPYTQGKITQQQAIDKSSQSIKTWMVKQIFSNKREKDLELFMTLGGQKDPVKVQDASKLSLKVVAPAFLISELTVAFKFGFLIFLPFLIIDMVVSSSLMAMGMMMLPPIMISLPFKILLFVLVDGWSMLTQSIITSFAR; this is encoded by the coding sequence ATGGATAAAAAGAAGAAATTTAAAAGGTTAATAGTATTTACCGGAATTCTGGTTGTTATTTTTTGCTTAATGGGCGGACAGGCCCTTGCTGAACCAACAGTATCTGTTACTAAAGATGGTATAAATATAGGTGCATCCAGTGACCCTAAAGAGGTTTCTTCGAGTATACAGCTTTTATTAACATTAACGGTTCTGGCAATTGCTCCTTCAATATTAATTATGATGACAGGATTTACCAGAATAATAATTATTCTGTCATTTTTGAGAAATGCTCTTGGAACACAGCAGATGCCGCCTAATCAGGTATTAATAGGTTTAGCTTTATTTATTACACTGTTTGTTATGAGTCCCGTATTGTCTGATATCAATGACAATGCATTTCAGCCATATACCCAAGGGAAAATTACACAGCAGCAGGCAATAGATAAAAGCTCTCAAAGCATTAAAACCTGGATGGTTAAGCAGATATTCAGCAATAAAAGGGAAAAGGATTTAGAATTATTTATGACTCTTGGAGGTCAGAAGGACCCTGTAAAGGTTCAAGATGCTTCAAAACTGTCGCTTAAAGTAGTTGCTCCGGCCTTCTTAATTAGTGAACTTACAGTAGCATTTAAATTTGGATTTTTGATATTTCTTCCATTTTTAATAATTGATATGGTTGTTTCAAGTTCATTGATGGCAATGGGTATGATGATGCTTCCTCCAATTATGATTTCATTGCCTTTTAAGATATTACTTTTTGTGCTGGTGGACGGATGGTCTATGCTTACACAATCAATTATTACTAGTTTTGCCCGGTGA
- a CDS encoding flagellar biosynthetic protein FliO, with protein sequence MTVVNVILAFIVVMVLLLLTTRYLAYKSKKILKGNYMQIIETLNLGINNRIHLVKVANEFFLVAASNKNVEFLSKVSINDYQEQEIKNPISEVVDFKSILKKYTNGLTFGAKTKEKVSEPSQHENESENNAVFRSNLEKLKNLSNSMNNHRRENG encoded by the coding sequence ATGACCGTGGTTAATGTTATACTGGCTTTTATAGTAGTTATGGTTCTATTGCTTCTGACTACAAGGTATTTGGCATATAAGTCCAAGAAAATACTTAAAGGAAATTACATGCAGATTATTGAGACACTTAACCTTGGTATCAATAACAGGATTCACCTTGTTAAAGTTGCTAATGAATTTTTTCTTGTAGCAGCTTCAAATAAAAATGTTGAATTTTTATCAAAGGTGAGTATCAATGATTATCAGGAGCAAGAAATAAAAAATCCAATTTCAGAGGTTGTTGATTTTAAATCAATACTGAAAAAGTATACTAACGGGTTAACTTTTGGTGCAAAGACTAAAGAAAAAGTTTCTGAACCTTCGCAACATGAAAATGAAAGCGAAAATAATGCGGTATTCAGGAGTAATTTAGAAAAGCTAAAAAACCTGTCAAATAGTATGAATAATCATCGGAGAGAAAATGGATAA
- a CDS encoding response regulator — MGKSILIVDDAAFMRMMIKDILSKNGYEIAADVDNGLKAIEKYKELTPDLVIMDITMPEMDGVTAVREIKKIHSDAKIIMCSAMGQQAMVIESIQAGARDFIVKPFQADRVVEAVKKVIG; from the coding sequence ATGGGGAAGAGTATTTTAATTGTTGACGATGCAGCATTTATGAGGATGATGATTAAAGATATTTTATCAAAAAATGGTTATGAAATAGCTGCTGATGTTGACAATGGGTTAAAGGCAATCGAAAAATATAAGGAACTTACTCCTGATTTAGTAATAATGGATATCACTATGCCTGAAATGGATGGTGTAACAGCAGTTAGAGAGATTAAAAAAATACATAGTGATGCCAAAATTATTATGTGCTCAGCTATGGGACAGCAGGCTATGGTTATTGAGTCAATTCAAGCAGGTGCTAGGGATTTTATAGTTAAACCATTCCAAGCAGACCGTGTTGTTGAAGCAGTAAAAAAAGTTATTGGTTAA
- the fliY gene encoding flagellar motor switch phosphatase FliY yields the protein MGDMLTQAEIDALLNGTSSSEEPDDATGSNSTNDTLTSQEIDALGEIGNISMGTSATTLFTLLSQKVTITTPNVTLSTWEELSKSYSSQYVAVKVEYTDGLVGSNLLILKQDDVKIITDLMMGGEGVKIDGDLTDLHLSAISEAMNQMIGSSATSMSSMFSKRIDISPPKAYTISFDSSDPYGDFKPNEQLVKIAFKMVVGNLIDSEIMQLLPIKFAKELVSSLLNSTEDKKDASIPEPQNTPVPPQQAPSFSNQNSYIEPPVQSVMQPQMSQPMMQQQTPQPMMQQAMPNFGFDGGYQEPQRQKSPVNVQPVQFQAFDDGLSATEKKNISLIMDLPLQVTVELGRTQKLIKDILEFGAGSVIELDKLAGDPVDILVNGKAIAKGEVVVIDESFGVRITDIIHPSKRL from the coding sequence ATGGGGGATATGCTCACACAAGCAGAAATAGATGCACTATTGAATGGTACTTCCTCTTCAGAAGAACCAGACGATGCAACAGGCAGCAATAGTACAAATGATACTTTAACATCACAGGAAATTGATGCACTGGGTGAAATTGGTAATATAAGTATGGGTACTTCTGCAACAACTTTATTTACTTTATTATCCCAGAAGGTAACAATAACTACTCCAAATGTAACACTATCTACTTGGGAGGAGTTATCAAAGAGCTATTCTTCTCAGTATGTTGCTGTAAAAGTAGAATATACAGACGGATTGGTTGGTTCTAATCTTTTAATCTTAAAGCAGGATGATGTTAAAATCATTACTGATTTAATGATGGGAGGAGAAGGTGTTAAAATAGACGGTGATTTGACTGATCTTCATTTAAGTGCGATCAGTGAAGCCATGAATCAAATGATTGGCTCCTCAGCGACATCTATGTCGTCCATGTTTTCTAAGAGGATTGATATTTCACCACCAAAGGCTTATACAATAAGTTTTGATAGCAGTGATCCATATGGTGATTTTAAGCCAAACGAGCAATTGGTTAAAATAGCATTTAAAATGGTTGTTGGAAACTTAATTGATAGCGAAATAATGCAGTTACTTCCAATTAAGTTTGCCAAAGAACTTGTATCATCATTACTGAATTCAACAGAAGATAAAAAGGATGCTTCAATACCTGAACCTCAGAATACACCTGTTCCACCACAGCAAGCTCCTTCGTTCAGTAATCAGAATTCATATATTGAGCCACCTGTACAATCGGTAATGCAGCCACAAATGTCACAACCGATGATGCAGCAGCAAACGCCACAGCCAATGATGCAGCAGGCAATGCCAAACTTTGGTTTTGACGGAGGTTATCAGGAGCCTCAAAGGCAAAAGAGTCCTGTAAATGTTCAGCCTGTGCAGTTTCAGGCTTTTGATGATGGGCTTTCAGCAACAGAGAAAAAGAACATAAGTCTTATTATGGACTTACCTCTGCAAGTAACAGTTGAACTAGGACGAACTCAAAAATTGATTAAAGATATACTTGAGTTTGGAGCGGGTTCAGTAATTGAACTCGATAAACTGGCAGGTGACCCCGTAGACATATTAGTCAACGGAAAAGCTATTGCCAAAGGAGAAGTTGTTGTTATTGATGAAAGCTTTGGTGTAAGGATTACAGATATAATTCATCCATCAAAACGATTATAG
- the fliM gene encoding flagellar motor switch protein FliM, which yields MGDILSQNEIDELLKALTTGDIDVQQIQSTKTEKKVKIHDFKKPPKFANDHKRTLQFINENYARLVQSFLSGYLRSLVQVDVLSVDALQYSEFSNSLANPIILAIVDFTPLNGSVIFEMDPSIAYALIDRILGGRGASMERIRSFTEIELAIIERIIIQMLNLMREPWESIIAIKPRLEKIETNAQFAQIIHPNEMVALITLNVVVGEVKGMINICIPHMTVEPIMPKLSTKLWFTNVENEKVEHNKSDIEFKIEHTYVPVRAVLGRTSISISEFLDLQSGDVLPLDTNVNGDLEILVGDLPKFNAKPGVKKNKVAVKITEVLRREED from the coding sequence GTGGGTGATATACTTTCTCAAAATGAGATTGATGAGCTGTTAAAGGCTTTAACAACAGGCGATATAGATGTTCAGCAAATTCAATCAACAAAAACTGAGAAGAAAGTTAAAATTCATGACTTTAAAAAACCGCCTAAGTTTGCAAATGATCATAAAAGAACATTGCAATTTATCAATGAAAACTATGCACGACTCGTTCAGTCGTTTTTATCGGGATATTTAAGATCATTGGTACAGGTAGATGTTTTGTCGGTGGATGCCTTGCAATACAGTGAATTCAGTAATTCTTTGGCTAACCCGATAATTCTTGCTATTGTTGATTTTACTCCATTAAATGGTTCTGTTATATTTGAAATGGACCCTAGCATTGCATATGCTCTTATTGATAGAATTCTTGGGGGCAGGGGTGCATCAATGGAACGTATACGTTCATTTACAGAAATAGAATTAGCTATTATAGAAAGGATTATCATTCAGATGCTCAATTTAATGAGAGAGCCTTGGGAGAGCATAATTGCCATAAAACCAAGACTTGAAAAAATTGAGACAAATGCACAGTTTGCACAGATAATCCATCCAAATGAAATGGTTGCTTTGATTACATTGAATGTTGTAGTAGGGGAAGTAAAGGGTATGATTAACATTTGTATTCCGCATATGACAGTTGAACCTATAATGCCTAAACTCAGTACAAAACTTTGGTTTACCAATGTTGAGAATGAAAAAGTTGAGCATAATAAATCTGATATTGAGTTTAAGATTGAACATACGTATGTTCCGGTTAGGGCAGTATTAGGAAGGACTTCCATAAGCATAAGCGAGTTTCTTGATTTGCAAAGCGGAGATGTTTTGCCTCTTGATACAAATGTTAATGGGGACCTTGAAATACTTGTAGGTGATTTACCTAAATTTAATGCTAAACCAGGTGTAAAGAAGAATAAAGTAGCAGTTAAAATTACTGAAGTTCTTAGAAGGGAGGAAGATTAA
- a CDS encoding flagellar basal body-associated FliL family protein — MEGKSSYFILLVIVAFLSITLAFLAIGFFFFGNNDSGSDKEVVVVTDKVPSDSDLAVKKLFENKNFNLKKTNDKQIAVVSVTASLKYFKEVDDMKEEEVAAKIDFYSGEINDAIGTYFKGQTLEDISQVDASNKASDYLTKKINEILTKNEKKSNPLVHALVFDYMLYQ; from the coding sequence TTGGAGGGAAAAAGCAGCTATTTTATTTTATTGGTGATTGTAGCTTTTCTATCGATTACACTTGCTTTCCTTGCAATAGGGTTTTTCTTTTTTGGAAACAACGATTCCGGATCAGATAAGGAAGTTGTTGTTGTAACCGATAAGGTACCGTCCGATAGTGATCTTGCTGTAAAGAAACTTTTTGAAAATAAAAACTTTAACCTTAAAAAGACCAATGACAAGCAAATTGCAGTTGTTTCGGTTACTGCCAGTCTTAAGTATTTTAAAGAAGTCGATGACATGAAGGAAGAAGAAGTAGCAGCCAAGATTGATTTCTATTCAGGTGAGATTAATGATGCCATAGGAACATACTTTAAGGGGCAGACTCTTGAAGATATAAGTCAGGTGGATGCTAGTAATAAAGCCTCTGATTATCTCACAAAAAAGATAAATGAAATACTTACAAAAAACGAAAAGAAGTCAAATCCTCTAGTTCACGCATTGGTATTCGACTACATGTTATATCAATAG
- a CDS encoding flagellar FlbD family protein: protein MIRLTKLNKMSFVLNSDLIECFESTPDTVITLTNGKKYVVCESVDEIVEKVTKFKAGILKYANNN, encoded by the coding sequence ATAATAAGATTAACCAAGTTAAACAAGATGTCATTTGTCTTAAACAGCGATTTAATAGAGTGTTTTGAGAGTACACCAGATACTGTTATAACACTTACAAACGGTAAAAAATATGTAGTTTGTGAGAGCGTTGATGAGATTGTTGAAAAGGTAACGAAATTTAAAGCTGGTATTTTGAAATACGCTAATAATAATTAG